In the genome of Paenibacillus pabuli, the window CAGCAGATACGCATCTGACTTCAACTCTTCGATTCTGCGTTCCTGCAGCACCTTATAGGGCTTAAGCTGTTTCAACATGGGTCGAGTCCTCCGTCCATATAATCGTTTATTTTGATTCGCATCCTTGAGTTCTTCAAGTTCAAAGATAAGGTAATTTATGCCTACGGATAGTATACACCATCGTTCCTGGTAATTCATAATGAGCAGCCCCACAGGTGACATCTGATATGTATTATCGTTTTTTAATGTTTATGAGCCTGAATGGCAGAGCAGAGAATTATAAAAAATAAAATTCCAAAAAAAAAAGATCGCATGAACAACTTGTTTAACAAGTGTCATGCGATCTTTTCTTAAGATGCCGAGGACCGGGATCGAACCGGTACGGTAGTCACCTACCGCAGGATTTTAAGTCCTGTGCGTCTGCCAATTCCGCCACCCCGGCATGGGTATGTATTTCTTGGCGACAAGAAATATCTTACCATGAATCTTATTACTTTGCAATACCTTAATATAAAATAATCCAAAAAAAATGAAACAGGCACTGCTCGCGTTAGCCAGCAGTGCCTAGAAAGTTCGAGTTGCGGTCCCGAACTTTCTTTAAACCATCTATATTAAGGGAGGTGTGAAATAAGAATACCTCCCCAACATTAAAGAAACCTAAAATCAGCCTTAAATTAAACTAAAAAAGTAAAATAGGACGAATTCGGTCTGCCTCTTCCTCGCTGCACTCCACAACTACGAGGATATGACCCTGCATCAGCCAATCTTCATAGTAATTAGCATCTTCTTCAGCGACCCCCGCCTCTGTCAAAGTAAGCACCAGATCATCCGTCTCACTTCCAATCTCGTTGCCTGCGAGTTTGCGTACCGCCTTTCCAATGGACATCGTCTGATCCATCCGCTTGCCCAGACCAGCAAGCACCCCTTTTAGTACCCCAAGTGCGCCATCTGTTCCTGCCCCCTTCAGAGGCATAGGCAAACCCGTCTTCTCACTTACCATTTCGAGATTGACCTGTTCTTTGGCTACCGCTCCCAAATATTTATCTGCTATGCCTTCCTCTTGCAATTTATTCAGCATGATAATGGCTTCATTCTCCGTGCGTACAAGTCCGATCAGCAATTGTGTCATTATACGTCCCCCTCCCTTTTACCCTTATATAACCCTGGTTGCTTCTTCAAAAACGCATAGCACATCATAAGCCCTTTCACCTATGTAAAATATTATTTCTGATCTGGAAATCTATACCTAGTTCTGATAGACTAGATAAAGAAGACAAATTAACCATTGAAATTATTGACATATCGAATTAATAATCCATAACCAGGAGCAATGACATATGAAAAAAGAGGTAGAAATTGCCATTCGGCGCAATCAACAAATCATCGTTCGTAATACAAGCGGGCAAACGGTAACCGGATTTCCGGAACGTACAGCTGACGCTTCCATTCTTTCCTTACGGACAGTCCATGGAAGCCTGTGGATTCCATTTGATGAAGTGGAACAAGTCACACGTTTGTTAAGCATTCGCTCTCACCATTTAAGTGGAATGCAGTTGTGTACCGCTGATCTGTAGACAGGAAACAGGGCTCTTTATATTTTTATACAGTGAACTAGACGTGTTTATTTCACCCTCCATACAACAAAACCAGACGCATAGACGTCTGGTTTTACTTTTGCCCATTACTCGATGCCATGCCCTTTTAAGCCCAATCGCATTTCCGTATCAAAGGATTTTTTTATCCATATCCCGTCGCTATTTCACCACAAACTTTACACGTGTCCCATCCGGATATGTACTAAGTTGGTTTCCCACCCATGAGCCTGCACCACGATTGTCTTTGGGACTAATGTATTGAATGTCCGCACCCGCTCCGCCTTCCGCACACATCGCCATCGGCCATTCATCCCGATCTTTCCCCTTTTTGACCGGCACCCCTTTGAGCGACAAATCCCGATTACTCTCAGCTCCACTGCGATCAATGGTACATACATCCGAATGTCCTGCCTTGATCGCCGTCTTGATATGATTGGCCGTTTCAGGATATCGTTCTGCCGGGAATGTGATGGTATGATCCACACTGCGGTTGCTTCCCCCGAATGGGGATGGTATATCCAAGGACCATTCTCCCCCAACCCAAGCATAGAGAGCTACCATTACCATGGCCACCAGCGTCAATATCTGCTTTTTAAATCGTTGTTTACTCTTGCTATTTCTGCTTCTGCCTCTTTTACTCATCCTGTTTCTCCCCCATTCAACACTTGCATTATATCAGAACGCCAGTTCGCTAAACAATATAAAAGCATAAAAAAACAGCCGGTATTTTCCCGACTGTTCCGCATAAGACTATCCCACGTTCGGAATCGCCTGTTGTCGAAGTAAAGGTAAAGTAACCTCAAACCTCGTGCCTTTTCCCTCGATACTCTCCACCGAAATATGACCATCCATCAATTCGAGCAACTCTTTGCAGATCGTGAGCCCCAATCCGCTGCCGCCAAACTTGCGTGCATGAGATACATCCGTCTGAGTGAATGCTTCGAACAATTCAGTAATCTTACTCTCAGGAATTCCAATTCCAGTGTCGCTTACCGTAAATACTAACGTAACTGTGTCCCCCCGCTTTTCATGAACATCCATTAGCAATTGCACTTCACCTTGTTCCGTGAATTTAATCGCGTTGCTAAGCAGGTTATCCAACACTTGCCGGAGACGAAGAGGATCACCCGTGAGTACATCAGGAATGGCGAGATCCGCATGACAGAGCAAGCGAATTTGTTTATTTACAGCCGCGGGTTCATGCGTTTTAATAATCTGTTGAATAAGCTTCAAAGGCTGAAACTCAATTTGCTCCACTTTCATTTTCCCTCTGCCCAGCTTGGCCATATCAAGACTATTGTTGATAATGTTCAGAAGGGCTTCACC includes:
- a CDS encoding general stress protein — its product is MTQLLIGLVRTENEAIIMLNKLQEEGIADKYLGAVAKEQVNLEMVSEKTGLPMPLKGAGTDGALGVLKGVLAGLGKRMDQTMSIGKAVRKLAGNEIGSETDDLVLTLTEAGVAEEDANYYEDWLMQGHILVVVECSEEEADRIRPILLF
- a CDS encoding NucA/NucB deoxyribonuclease domain-containing protein, with amino-acid sequence MSKRGRSRNSKSKQRFKKQILTLVAMVMVALYAWVGGEWSLDIPSPFGGSNRSVDHTITFPAERYPETANHIKTAIKAGHSDVCTIDRSGAESNRDLSLKGVPVKKGKDRDEWPMAMCAEGGAGADIQYISPKDNRGAGSWVGNQLSTYPDGTRVKFVVK
- a CDS encoding sensor histidine kinase; amino-acid sequence: MTKYNQLAIQWEFIISKIKSSVTVVDATLPDFPLIYVNEYFTQLTGYSAEESNGQNCRFLQGPDTDPETVQHIREALKKKQSIKAEILNYTKHGQKFWNELNIDPIFDESGECLFFVGIQYDISERKYAEQQLRMAASMTELNRRGQLEFIGKLNHELRTPLNGIMGMIELVSMGENSEEQEEYLELARQSGEALLNIINNSLDMAKLGRGKMKVEQIEFQPLKLIQQIIKTHEPAAVNKQIRLLCHADLAIPDVLTGDPLRLRQVLDNLLSNAIKFTEQGEVQLLMDVHEKRGDTVTLVFTVSDTGIGIPESKITELFEAFTQTDVSHARKFGGSGLGLTICKELLELMDGHISVESIEGKGTRFEVTLPLLRQQAIPNVG